The genomic segment tcggtcgatgcaaggtgtGTTTCGGTCGATGCAGTTAAGGATTTAGAGAATTGCATCGGTCGTTGCAAGgagtgcattggtcgatgcaatggggTTGCATAGGTCGACACCGGTACATAGCCGACAACTGTTATTGTGTCTTGTATGTGTGTgctttgtggtttggttgattgtgtcttgtttgtgattgttgtttCTGCTTAGaaatcttattgcttgtgtgtatagcccagtagatgagacgattacctcactaagtatttctggtaatacttacgccttacacctctcttttgtgttgtggcgcaGGTAAAGCCAAACTATGCttgtggaatcaagacaatgaagaggatgatgtaCTAGTGGTTTAATTGTTTATGGTCTGGCATCTGTTAGATTTCTAGAGTTGGGCCATTGAACATTGTTAGGATGCTGGTTGTTTGCTTCTTGACATTGTTGGTTTTGGAACTGTTAGACTCTTCTTGATTTAGTTATTCATTAGTGTTATTCATTGGGTTATTGGTGTAGTTTATGTTATCCGCTATTGTTGAATGTTGCTAAGTTGTTAGTGAATATGGGATCACTAGTTAACTGtcatgttaaaaagaaaaaaaaatgggatgGGTTATTTCAGTTATATACTAAGGGCCTGACTGATTCAAACGCTGCGGCTGCGATTGcagttgcgggagattgcggaagccgACGATTACGGTTTCAAGCGTTactaagcgttttgaacgactggtttagcggtttaaaattggtgcgtttgcgggaagtttacgactggttgaccagcgggtgcaatagcggttggaacctaataaatgtgatatataatatataaatattttaaaaaaccaaaatttttattaaacttaatttataattaaaatttattaaaaaagactaaaataattattcaaaaacaaataaatttcatattgaaatacttattcctttatgcatttggcttttcaccaaaaatttaatcaagtaatttgataaatgacaaaacatatgctttagatcgtagatcttttctcttttctcttagatcgtaGGTCAGTAGTTGCATAGGTAGGAATGGTCAAGTGAAAattgagaagagtcactggtgatttgttttaatacttttcacaaataatcttatttgttttaatactttatatttatttagatttttttaaacttatgtgcgatgtgccattaaatttacatcaagttttctggattattgttaattggaatattattttcttctaattgtttattttataatctctgcaatcATATCCGTACTTAATTTTCTTCCATctttaatgagtaaaatggttagatagaagataacaaaaaaaaattccttatcattgatttcttttaagttttttacaaaaaaaaaaaaaaaaatcaaaccgcaatcgcccgcaaacgcaaacgcttgcgggaagcagcttttggaattcagtggtttggagcgattgggagcgattaggagcgattgggagcgtttgtgtgattggttccaatcgctagcaaccgctaccagccgcaaacgcagcgtttgcgggaggtagcgggagaaccagtcaacacctaAATTAGTTTTACGAAGCagaaaaattaggtttttaacaagaaaatatatgagTAGAAACTGGTACATATATACATagaagtttatgttttgtagcAAGTTATTTCtataacttaaaaaattataatctatatatataaagttatcttTCCTCACTCCTGGTGCTGCCACATCATCACTCTtgttttaacaaatattaatgGGCTAacaaatttaactttttaatatatagactATTATATTTGGCTTCTccaaacttaaaatattttccaaCCCATAACTTTCTCGGCCCAATCTACTTCAGAATAGCTAATGgtaatttattatgttccacCCTAATAAGCAGCTTCTATCGCTATCGTTCTCCGCCTTATGTCATGATGGTCCGTTTACCTATCTTCTTCTCTACCGTTTATGTCTTTCTCATCTTCACTACTATGGGGTTTCACCATCTCACCTTCATATGCATTCATTGCTATTCCAATAACTTCACTCCTCTAATATGTGCTTTTACTTAGGGTTCGTCGATTCCAATCTTCATTGTAACGGCGAGGATTCCAAATGGTAAGAATTGTTCTTCAATTCCCTCTTATTTAACTCTTAGCCCACTACTACACCTTCTTATTCTCTTAATTCAGTCATTTGCATATAATACATCATCTCACTAATTAAATTTCTCACTTCccaatctgccaaaaaaatCCATTGCGGCGATCATGGATCCCCTTTCGTATCTTTTGCGGAGCTTAAACCTAGCCGCCTTGAGCAACGGTTACTAGGTAGATTGATCAGTTTCAAGCCTGCACATAACGTTAAAAATCCGGCCGACTTCTGCCTTCGAGACTTCCATCACGCTGTTAACAGCTTGCGTTTGTACCTGAGATCGATGAATCGGGAACCATGTCTTGCGGAGTTCTCTCTTTTCCTCAATTTTCTATATGTTTCTTCATAGTTAATTTGATGATCGTTGATCGTACTGAATTGTTTATTGATCTTGCTATCAAGTATTCTGTGTGGTCGAGCTTTGTACTCATGGGGAGGTAGAGACATTATGAGGAAAGTTGTTGTACTGAGTGAGTTCTTGCTTCCCTGAAGATATGGATTCTGAAGCTACAAGCACACTTATGGTCAGTCAAATGTGTTATATGTGTTAGTGCTTTAGCTGTTTTCTCAGTGCTGAATCTTTTTGCTTCAGGCTGCAGCAGATAAATGTGTGTTGGTTGACCTTCTTTTGTTTGAGAACCAGTCAATCCATCTAAGCCAGGAGAAGAACTCAGATGCTTATCGGATCTTAACAATTGTTCAATTCAAAAAAGCATTCCTAGTAGTATCCATATTACTAGCTgctttttatgttctttttcaTACAAAGTAACTAAATCTCTCAGATTTTGATGACTGGTTCTTGCTATTTTAGTTATTtgattctattataatttatctataaagAGGTATTGATTCTAGTACAAGGTAATACAAGAATAGTTCTGAAACTGATCTGTTCTATGTATTCAGATGGAAAATCACTTCTTAACCTTGAATAGAGATGGCTTCAGGAGCTAAAGGATGACACTGGAGAATCACTGCTGGCCAGCAGATGCAGTgtctggtgaagaagaaggcacACCTGCATCTTCTACTGTTGCCTGCATGTAGCGGAAGACACAAAAGTGCACCTAACCAACGAACTACCAAGAAAAACCCCCAACCAACACTGAAACGGAGGGGCAAAAAAACACagcaagaaactaaaaaaactaaccaaaaaaaaccctataccctaaataataaaatcaaagaagctACCCgagaaaaatcaaatcagaaaCACAAATCAACTGTGGAAAAGTTCAATTGCGATAGCAGAAGTCTGTTAgtcaaatctaaaataaattggcaaaaacaaacaacattatttgACTGAGAAAAAAGAGTATCTGAAAAACGAAAGAAACCCACAGCCgtacacaaaaaaaagtgtgtaaCCCACCTTAGGAGGCCAACGACAATATGTTTTTAGACTCCTATGGGCCTAAGTTTAacgattaaaagaaaaaaaaactcaaatatatagtacaactaagaaaacaaactaTAGGAAATAAAATTTGGCAATGTagacaacaaaacagaaaaaatatatattcatataaaaataaactctcGCTGGAAAGATATCAAAAAGGCGTTACACAGAGTTAATGTACAAAGCATACCATGCTACTACACTACTTTGGCAGCAATCGGACCAACTATCAACTGCACCGTCAATGACATGGAAAATAGATGCGCACACTGCTATTACAAACAAATGCtcaattttgtctttttcatttagCTTAAGGAACAACAATATGGTTTACTAATGTTATCAACCTTAAATCAGTTCTACAATTCGAAATAGAAAtctctgtttttctccttcttaaACAATAGCGACGCctccaacaaaattaaaacaaaagaaacaaggaacAAACCTGAAAGTATAGCAAGTAAACAAAagatggaaattttttttttaagtccgCCGCTTACCATCACATCAAAATCAGAACATAGAAGATCAAAATATGATGAAGAAACTGCCAACAATCGATCTCAAGAAAAAAGCCTCCAAGTATTATGACGAACAGGACATAGATATATGCAAAGAGGTCTATaccttcaaaatcaaaaagagatgtgATGGTAAGCCTTACAGAGAAGACAAACAGAGAttcaaaaatcaatcaaaacttttggcagcacttcacaaatccatcaccaaacacaaagaagcaaagagatgaacacacctttaataaactaaaaagattcagaAATACGAATGCTACAATCAGTTAACCGTAAcactaaattatatgaaaaagaaaaccgAGCCAACAAAAAACCAACccggactttataaaattactgcaagataaacaagaaattaatttttcccaaaacacaactcacatcgaaTCGAAAAAATCACTCAGAggacaaacgaaaaaaaaatacaactaagaacacaaaaacaactcacaacttaattaggaaATCTAAGGAAGCCAacacattttcatataaacaaatttgcaaccCAATTCACATTTACCTTTGATGAAATCAACAGGGAGATAACCAAATATCCCCTACAGATGCGAAGCGAGCAGGAAATCAACTAAATACGCAAacctcccaaaaaaaaatatattcaagggAAGACGATTACAAAAGGGATGACTGAAAAAACGATAACGAGCATCAACGACATAAGTTCAATCCTCATACTGTCCTCTAGATCGCAAACATTGCTCTTCTCCTATCCGTTCATGAGGACAtcgaattttgaaaaagaacaaattcattcccaactcaataacatacaaataatgaCCCAATAGACTAACATATTATAAACCTTACAGAGAAATTGGGCCCGactcaaacaatcaaaaatagcacaaaagaaaagaaaagtaagttattgattttatttatttttcttaataaaatccagtacctttttcactccaaacacttaaacattgacaaaaaaactaCTTCAACAGTTTacaaatacatatgaaaatattaaataaaaatccagccacaaaatgacaaataatactaaattaatcacaactaacaactacagccaaacaacaacttcaactacacaatgttaacttctaataatattttttttttaaagcattaAAAGCACAGAAGATGatctcaattttttaaaaataaacagcaaacctatttttataaaaaaaaatatccaacaaaacaacataagcaaccaaaatcaaatacaaaaacaaacgtaaagatgaatttacgtaaccaaaaaaataatatacacaacaaaatccGGAATACATCATAATCTAACTAACGCGCATAGCACGGGTCAATTGCTAGTTATCTATATAATAGAATGAGACATTTATGATGCGGATATATCACCATGATTATGTTGCACGGTCACACCGGGTACTTTTGGAGCATCCAGCTTTATGCTCATTAGCTCGCTCCTTAGGTTTCTCGACGGATCCTGGGGACTGGCATCCTGCTGGTGGATTAGGACGCAAACACGGATTAAGAACTCCTGGATCTAAATATTTACCACCAGCTAACCTTGGCTCCATCATCACAAAAATACTTATTAACATCAAACATATCACACAAGCCTTCATCTTTTCTTgatacttttcttttattctcttctatagtttatatgtttttaagaACTAGAAAGTAAggaattcatataaaatataagtaaGTGCTTCTAGCGTATGTGTATTAAAGAAAAACTAGATTAATATAGCTTTTAAACACCACACAATCTAAAAAGTTAGCAGTTTCTTGAAAAATGTCTAATTTGGAACCACTAATTTGAGAGGTACATTTTTGTTGTCTAATTTAGTAATACCTATATTTAAATCCATTTTTTCCCAAACAATAAGTCCAAGAAAAAAAGTAGTTAATCTATTTTTTCCCAAACAATAAGTCCAAGAAAAAAGgtagttaagaaaaaagaagagaagattaagACTTCCATAACATGTCTAGTGTATTACGCATATGAATATGGATACTCCAAATTAGTCAATATTACTTAATTGTTTCTAATTTATCCACCACCTACTTGGACCACAGTCAATATTGTGTATTGACCTCGATATTTTAATTAGGTGAATTTCTTAGAAAAGACAGATTTCCTACTTGATCACTCTCGGATCAAGTATTTCAACACACTTTCATGCTTTTCCTTACCACTTACCGCGTATAACGATTTAGACAAGTCTATTTCTATTCAAGAACATGTCCTACAACTGTATATGCTTTAATACCAAATCGAGACACTCCAACCCAGATTTCCGATTCTCAAACATGATACACGGAAACGATCTCACCAAACTCCCATAATTTTGACGAGATAACCATCATCAAATCAGCTTATTACAAAAGCCTCCACAAACACACGCTAAACCCAACTAACCATTCTACGTAGCGACCAACCACGTCAAACTACATTCGAATGTActtaacttaaaaaaacacCTCAAACTACATTCCTCCTCCATCAAACCACTTTGTAATTGGCCGATAAAGCCACTTGACACCACCTCCTGGAATAAGATTCACATAATCATGTATCCCAAACACCATCTCATTTTGGtatttagtcgcacaaccaaccacccctaagcgactaAGTTACATGAGAGATGGGCTGGTATACTCTATTTCCGCTCCAGCCACAGACTTTGCCTTGCCCCACACTTTGCAATCAGATAACAAAAAGTATGGATCACCCTTAGATTTTACAGCAACTACTCAAGCTTTCCTGACAAAAATTCTTGCTAGAAACAAGCGGAAACACACACCGTAGGAGCGGGTGTCAATCAAAATCCCCTTGATATCGCTTGACACATGTCCTACAACACGATACAACAGCCTCAATAACAtgttggtgtcgctcgacactgAGCCACCACTTCGACAACTGaggtgttggtgtcgatcgacatccacCGTTGGTGTAGCCACAAAAAGTTTCAACACCCTCCCACACACGGATCCAGATTACATGGAAGAACGGTCATGCATCATATCCTTTTCCCCCATGAGCCCCTTTCTCCCACATCTCCCACTAGGAACGTCATTCCCTCTACATTTATAACGCCCGTGTctcaaaaataatgaaatattggAGTTTGTATCGGGAATTGAAGTGTGATCGATTTAATTCATTTAGGTTTATTAAGTTGGttaatttattgattaaaccattggtttaattaattattggtcTAACCAAATTTGTGGTTGGTTTGACTCTAATTCTCTCAGTTTAGGGCCAATTTTGGGAAGCCCTAAGTGAGATTATAAGGGCTTAGACGCCTCTCCTTCTTAATTTTGGGTTGGTACTCTACGTTTCGTGAAAGATAGAAAGAacgtgagagagaaagagagagggacgtggtgtggtgtgaaggagattaaggaaaaaacataatcatcaaGGTTTGGGAGAAAAAAGATTCCACATAGTAAATTGTACCCAAAGGTAATAAAACTTGGTGGACTTATACCTAAGCCTTGTATCTAGATTCTCCTTTTTGAGGatttgaatttgagttaatattctaggagatagcTGTTGTTTAGTGGAACGTTTCTTCTCAGACGCGAACTAAGACCAGTGGAGATTGAAAGTGGGATCATGGTCCCGTCTGTTACTTGATCAGCAAGAGATTTTGTGGGATGCTCTGTCATGCCTATGGATAGCTTTCCATTGGATGGATTTGACAGTTAACGGGTGTTTTTGGATTGTTGTTGACGTGAGGAGAGTATCTCCTGGTTGTCTTTTGTTGTTTGAATGACCTTGTTAAGGTGAAGGCATGACCATGAGCCTATCTAAGCGATTGAGATTGTGTGACTTGTTTTGTTGTGATGATGTGTAGTGATGATGAATGTCTTATTGGACGTTATGCTTATTGGGTGGtttgttaatgttttatttgtggttgttaTCTCGATTCCTTAtatgtatagctcgtagatggaaAGATCGCCTCACTTAGTATTTCTAGTAATATTCACGTATCTCATTGTgcttgtggtgcaggtaatgtacatgtggaatcatggcaatgaggaggaggattaTCTGGGGTCTCGTTTGTTGCGTTATAGTTATGTTATTCTTGTTGGAACCTGGTTAAATGcttgctaggttgatggttttGTTAGTCTGACATATATCTCCGTTGTGCATATTGATAGTTGGTTTATGTTAATTAGAGTTGGATATGttggtttgttgttggtttattgtttgggttATACTTAAATATTATTaggtatttaattattttattattatttaaaacggGTCAGGTTGTTTCAGTTGGAGTGGACATGGGGCACACTAAGAAAGTGGTAGTCGGagtgttacaagtggtatcagagccaaacctACACGAATATGGATTCGGGAAGACTCATACCGTCAGgtggtgacggtcttggtgtgcAACGAGGGCGTTGCGATATGTTAGTAGGGCTGAATTATGACACCCCTGTTTCAGGGacatgcggagaggtttaaaagtaTTGATTTTGTCATCTATGCcatcaaagtgcacttatcttttagGTCAAGGATCCTGAGAGAAATCCAAAGTTAAGCGtgtttatgctggagtagtttcaggatcgATGATATTCTAGGAAGTGGTTGTGGGAACTATgtgagtgaagacaaaacacaggaaaagataatgtggtgatttgtagagatagtaaacaagtctttaaagcctcccgagcataacaaaccggccgtcggatatgggtAGGCTCATAAGCCAAGAGTAGATGTGGGTCCCACAAagaggtgggcccatggactggaaGTGGACAGGGGGCCCACTAAGAGAGTTGGCGGTTGGGgcattacaagtggtatcagagccaaatcCAGATGAGTGTGGAGTCGGCATGACTCACACTATCAAGGGGTGagggtcttggtgcgcaacgtcCTGTttgtgggggtgaattgtgacaccccaaATTCATGGacatgcggagaggtttaaaagaattgatttgggcatctatgtcaccaaaatgaaattatcttttcggtcaatggTCCTCagagaactccaaagttaagcGTACTTATgatggagtagtttcaggatggatggatggatggatgATCGTTCTTGAAGTTGTTGTCGGAACTGTACGAGTGAAATAcggaaaaatataatgtggtAATTTGTAGTgaaagtaaacaagtctttaaagcctctcaaacgtaacaaaccggccaatAGATATAGATGAGGTCAGAATTAGACGTGGAGCCTACTAAAAATGGTTGGCCTATGGACTGAAAGTTGATATGATGCCCACTAGACAAGGTGATGGTCGGAGCGTAGTACTCGACCAAAAAGCGAGGGCAACAACGAGAATGAGACCGGTAGATAAACACCCGCGCCTAGTTACACCACCTTCTGAACCAAAGATCTTCGTTGATGTTAATTAAAGACGAGACAACAATTCCGCCAAAGCCAAAGTATTTAATTAAAGGTTGGTTTACTTGTtacttactagttactactaaaccttgttttgtttatttaggatttggTTGCTACTTATTACTAAACCTTGTTTTGCTTAGCGAGAGCCGTCcgatcataaaaaaatattttaatcaccCAAGAGGCAAGGACATAAATGGGCTCAAAATAGGCATATCACATACCGTATCTAGAAGGCCGTTTACTCCGAAATTTAGACAAAAATGGGATTGTGATGCTAGGATCGTGGGTTGAAACAGGTGATATTTTAGTAGGTAGATTAACGTGATATGGATAAAATGTAGTttaattgtctttttcttcaaaaaaataataaatcatttgaaaaaaataaaaattaacttttttacaTCAACGCTTTCTCATTCTCTGAGAAATAGAAAAGACtggaaaaaaagattgaaagatTTTCCTAACCGTGCAAGGCAAATTAGACATGTAACCCTTTTTCGTATCTTTGATCACCCATCAGTTGAATTACCGAGAGTTGGTTCTGGACCTACTTATCAATCCATCAAGTGAGGCTAGATGAAATTGACCAGAAAGACTCGTGCTTGATTAAGTTCATTCTGGTCTAATAACCCTTAAGAATCTCCATGAGAGATAATCTCCAAATCAACTTAAGACAACACACATGAAACACTAAATGGACAAAGTTACAAAATGCATAACTAGAATCGTACCATTCTCTTATGAGCTGAGCTGATGTGGCATTAATATATGAAGAAAGTTAGtcaatttttcatatatataattttacgaGAACTTTCTCGAATCAGTTCATACAGTTAACAATTATTGAGTTAGTCTGCTGTTCAGCTACTCATCTTATAACATTCCAGACTTCCAGTCATACCCattattgattgattatatCTTTTGTTATTGACTAATAAGAGAacttggaaatatatataagatatcaaATATGTTATTTGAGTATATTATTTGCCTttgataaaaatgtatttttactcTCATTTATTCAATCGACATTCAGTAGGAGGGACAGGATATCTAGGCCGATCAGAACAGTAATCATATTTCATGTACTTTGCTCTCACATCCTCCATTGCCTTCTGTTCGTTTGCGCTTAACCTATTATACGTCCTATTGTTCCACCAGTACCTTGTCGAACCACAAACTTTCCTATTATTACTCTGACCATCTAGGCGACAGCCATGTTCGGGGAAGCCTTGGAACTGGGCCTTAAAAGGAGCATATGCCCAATTAATCTTGTCCTTACCACCGTTTGTCGCCCATTCTTCACCATTCCAAAGACTAGCCACTAGTTGCATGGGCTTTGATGGATAGTTCACGCCAAATCT from the Camelina sativa cultivar DH55 chromosome 12, Cs, whole genome shotgun sequence genome contains:
- the LOC104732433 gene encoding protein RALF-like 30, with translation MKACVICLMLISIFVMMEPRLAGGKYLDPGVLNPCLRPNPPAGCQSPGSVEKPKERANEHKAGCSKSTRCDRAT